From a single Mesorhizobium shangrilense genomic region:
- a CDS encoding LL-diaminopimelate aminotransferase, whose product MEEFHKVRRLPPYVFEQVNRLKASARSRGADIIDLGMGNPDLPTPKAIVDKLCEVVRDPRTHRYSSSRGIPGLRRAQASYYARRFGVKLNPDTQVVATLGSKEGFANMAQAITAPGDVILCPNPTYPIHAFGFIMSGGVIRSLQVEPNDGFIPAVERGIRHSIPKPLALILNYPSNPTALVASLDFYKDVVAFAKKNDIIILSDLAYSEIYFDGNPPPSVLQVPGAIDICVEFTSMSKTFSMPGWRMGFAVGNERLISALTRVKSYLDYGAFTPIQVAAAHALNGDGADIEEVRDVYHKRRDVMVDAFGRAGWTVPAPAASMFAWAPIPEQFRHLGSLEFSKLLIEHADVAVAPGIGFGEHGDEFVRVALVENEHRIRQAARNIKRFLSSSAKQPNNVVPLSAHR is encoded by the coding sequence ATGGAAGAATTTCACAAGGTTCGCCGGCTTCCGCCTTATGTCTTCGAGCAGGTCAACCGGCTGAAGGCCAGCGCCCGGTCGCGCGGCGCCGATATCATCGACCTTGGCATGGGCAACCCGGACCTGCCGACGCCCAAGGCAATCGTCGACAAATTGTGCGAAGTGGTGCGTGATCCGCGCACGCATCGTTATTCGTCATCGCGAGGCATTCCGGGCCTGCGTCGCGCCCAGGCCAGCTATTATGCCCGACGCTTTGGCGTGAAGCTCAATCCGGATACGCAGGTCGTGGCGACGCTGGGCTCCAAGGAAGGCTTTGCCAACATGGCGCAGGCCATCACGGCGCCTGGCGACGTGATCCTGTGTCCGAATCCGACCTATCCGATCCACGCCTTCGGCTTCATCATGTCGGGTGGCGTCATCCGCTCGCTGCAGGTGGAACCGAACGATGGTTTCATTCCGGCGGTCGAGCGCGGCATCCGCCATTCGATCCCGAAACCGCTGGCGCTGATTCTCAACTATCCGTCGAACCCGACGGCGCTAGTCGCTTCGCTCGATTTCTACAAGGATGTCGTGGCCTTCGCGAAGAAGAACGACATCATCATCCTGTCGGACCTTGCCTATTCGGAAATCTATTTCGACGGCAACCCGCCGCCCTCGGTGCTGCAGGTGCCCGGCGCGATCGACATCTGCGTCGAGTTCACCTCGATGTCGAAGACCTTCTCCATGCCCGGCTGGCGCATGGGTTTTGCCGTCGGCAATGAGCGGCTGATCTCGGCGCTGACGCGGGTGAAATCCTATCTCGACTACGGCGCCTTCACGCCGATCCAGGTGGCGGCGGCGCATGCGCTCAACGGCGACGGCGCCGATATCGAGGAAGTGCGCGACGTCTATCACAAGCGCCGCGATGTCATGGTCGACGCCTTCGGCCGCGCCGGCTGGACTGTTCCCGCACCCGCCGCATCCATGTTCGCCTGGGCGCCGATCCCCGAGCAGTTCCGCCATCTCGGCTCGCTCGAATTCTCGAAGCTGCTCATCGAACATGCCGATGTCGCGGTGGCGCCTGGCATTGGGTTCGGCGAGCATGGTGACGAATTCGTTCGCGTGGCGCTGGTCGAAAACGAGCACCGGATCCGCCAGGCGGCGCGCAACATCAAGCGCTTCCTGTCGTCCAGCGCCAAGCAGCCCAACAATGTGGTGCCGCTTTCCGCGCACCGCTGA
- a CDS encoding homoserine dehydrogenase codes for MAEALRVGIAGLGTVGASVARVLRDKAAELTRQCGRDIVVTAVSARDPKRDRGIDLGATRWFDDAVKMAQTADIDVFVELIGGDEGPARASVKAALEAGRHVVTANKALLAKHGVALAEIAEKKGVLLNYEAAVAGGIPVIKTMREAMAGNSVTRVFGILNGTCNYILTRMEAEGISFDECLKDAQRLGYAEADPTFDIEGQDTAHKLSILTSLAFGTRIAANDIYMEGISNITQADIRAAADLGYRIKLLGVAQRTESGIEQRVHPTMVPTASVIAQVHGVTNAVAIETDILGELLLSGPGAGGNATASAVIGDIADIAKSRPGFQHGPVFGRPAKELKPYKKAQMRSHAGGYFIRLTVHDRIGVFAAIAKRMADNDISLESIVQHAVNGEAEAQKTVILVTHETTEAAVRKAVDGITKDGHLTDKPQVIRIERAG; via the coding sequence ATGGCTGAAGCATTGCGTGTTGGAATCGCCGGTCTCGGCACTGTCGGCGCGTCCGTGGCGCGCGTTCTGCGTGACAAGGCAGCGGAACTGACCCGGCAGTGCGGGCGCGATATCGTCGTCACCGCCGTTTCGGCGCGCGACCCCAAGCGCGACCGCGGCATCGATCTTGGCGCGACGCGGTGGTTCGACGATGCGGTGAAGATGGCGCAGACCGCTGATATCGATGTGTTCGTCGAACTGATCGGCGGCGACGAGGGCCCGGCTCGCGCCTCGGTCAAGGCAGCACTCGAGGCCGGCCGTCATGTCGTCACCGCCAACAAGGCGCTGCTGGCCAAGCATGGCGTGGCGCTGGCCGAGATCGCCGAGAAGAAGGGCGTGCTGCTCAACTACGAAGCGGCGGTGGCAGGCGGCATCCCAGTCATCAAGACGATGCGCGAAGCGATGGCCGGCAATTCGGTCACCCGTGTCTTCGGCATCTTGAACGGCACGTGCAACTACATCCTGACCCGTATGGAAGCCGAGGGCATTTCGTTCGACGAATGCCTGAAGGACGCGCAGCGGCTGGGCTATGCCGAGGCGGACCCGACCTTCGACATCGAAGGGCAGGACACCGCGCACAAGCTGTCGATCCTGACCAGCCTTGCCTTCGGGACCAGGATCGCCGCCAACGACATCTATATGGAAGGCATTTCCAACATCACCCAGGCCGACATCCGTGCGGCGGCCGATCTCGGCTACCGGATAAAACTGCTTGGCGTCGCCCAGCGCACCGAGAGCGGCATCGAGCAGCGCGTGCACCCGACCATGGTGCCGACGGCCTCGGTCATCGCGCAGGTGCATGGCGTGACCAATGCGGTGGCGATCGAGACCGACATTCTGGGCGAGCTTCTGCTCTCCGGACCGGGCGCTGGCGGCAATGCGACCGCGTCGGCGGTGATCGGCGACATCGCTGATATCGCCAAGAGCCGGCCTGGTTTCCAGCACGGCCCGGTGTTCGGCCGCCCCGCCAAGGAGTTGAAGCCCTACAAGAAGGCGCAGATGCGCAGTCATGCCGGCGGTTACTTCATCCGGCTGACCGTGCATGACCGCATCGGTGTTTTCGCGGCAATCGCCAAGCGCATGGCCGACAATGACATTTCGCTGGAATCGATCGTGCAGCATGCTGTCAATGGCGAGGCCGAGGCGCAAAAGACAGTGATCCTTGTCACCCATGAGACCACCGAAGCTGCAGTGCGCAAGGCAGTCGACGGCATCACCAAGGACGGCCATCTGACCGACAAGCCGCAGGTCATCCGCATCGAGCGGGCCGGGTAG